The stretch of DNA tccttgattgtggccggggcctccatatcagtgatggccgtgatcttaacagggttggcttcgatgccccggttgctaacgatgaacccgagcaattttccagaaggtactccaaaaacgcacttggtaggattgagtttccaccgaaatctgcgcagactgctaaatatttcctccaaatctgcaatcaagtcgctggactccctggtcttgatgaccacgtcgtccacataagcttcaacattccggtgcagctgatccgcgaagcacatctggatcgcacgctgataggtcgctcctgcattcttcagcCCGAAAgatatggttttgtaggcataagtcccgtacggggtgatgaatgcagtcttgatttggtcctcctccttgagcgcaatctgatgataacctgagtaacaatcaagaaaacagagaaggacacaaccagccgtcgaatcgacaattGGTCAATGTGCgacagcccaaaatggtcctttgggcagtgcttgttgagatcaatgtagtcgacacacattctccattcattgttctttttctttacaagaacgggatttgctacccactctggatggattacttctttaatgaacccagccgcgaggagtttagcaatctcccgtttgatggcctcacgcttatcgtgggtaAACCTTCGCaagcgttgctttttaggcgtagccatcgggtgtacattcaaggcaTGCTCGATCAAATCGCTGGGCACCCCTGgaatatccgctggtttccacgcgaatatgtctcggttagcccgaaggaagctgacgagcgcgagttcctatttgtcacctaagcccgcaccgatgatagcggtcttaaatgaatctccctcctagagctggatcatcttgagggccacgtcatcagtcgactggatgctcgacttgctggccttcttggagggaatctccagctcagactgggaaagctgctgcgcggccgcgagtacttctcccgaagcatctggcacgcgagtagtcgaggcatactggatcgcctcctaattgcagtcgtatgacttctttaagtcgccacggagagtgagtactccactgagtccggacgacccaatattgcatggtaagaagattcgaagttagccactttgaacttgatgaactcagtacgatagttctcccgcgtgccgaaggtgactgggaggaccaccgtaccaagcgggtgtgccacgttacctgggacgatgccgtaaaaggaagacttgctgggaaccagcatgtccttgaagtccatgcccattttcttcagagtgctgacgaaaaTGAGaatgagcccgctcccgccatcgatgaggaccttggtgagcttgaccgcCGCCACCACaagatccaggaccaaggggaacttaccaggctccgaaaagctcgtccactggtcgtcgcgagagaacgagatggggacctccgaccaacggagtggtcgtggtaccaccggctcAATGGataaaatctcccggagaagcaacttctggtcccgcctggaaccaaaatcctcatctcccccgaagatgacattgacgaccttcgaggcgtcttgaaacttcgggttgcgtcCATGATCCTCTTGATCGCCATCctcaggttctttgtccgcaggcttcttgtttttcttgccaccaccggagttgctgaacgtcctccaaATGTGGTAGCAGTCTatggcggcatgattggcacctgggtgccatgggcacttcttctgcaagagcttcTCAAACGCCTCCTgcattgtcgacttcttgccccacgaaggacgatcgatagccgcgatgacatcatctggctttcatttccggggtggacccgaaaagtcccgctagcctttatcgttgcggttgtcgtttgggcgccgcagattgctatcttgacgccgcgggaaccgctcccgcatcttctcctcctgttcgaaccaatcatgcatcatatcacgaaggcccgcaacagtcttcggcctgttccgtccgaaatccctgtagatgcccgggtcggtgatgccattgtaaaaacaatcgatgatgtcgtcctccgagatgtgtgtaggaccgtagaagctcgttacgttcctgcttacactgagcaagatcatgacgagtacctacaCGAGTGATTGCTCCCTAgaagttatcgatgaagaccctcttgaggcgctcccaggagtcgatcgagttgttgctgaggctctccaaccaagtgagcggcgcaggtgatattcgaaccccctgcgacctcaatggccgtggagtagcaacggagccactgctgaggggcttgcttgccgtcgtacttggtgatgccgatcggtttgaagccctctggatacttgtagctgctgaaacgtgcagaaaaagcagaaaatcggtcgctacagtcagtaccctccgtttcgacttcttcacggaccttgcgcctggaggagatcacggtccgcacgtcgcgaccttcattgatgtgttggcgtaggtcctctggaggaagtcgatgattggcctgccgcGGATGACCCTCTggtggtggctgctgcctcccgccaggggtttGGCTTctgcgagcgttgtcgttgctgagctggtgtcgaggatggccgccagccgttcagctgtgagcctgactccgactctcacccacgcgctcctccctgatggtagatgccgggttgtgctgatccagctggatccaagccctctgcgcataaaggagcgcttaacgcacttccggatcatgactgtgctcgaggatggccgtcaccctggcgatgttggccaccagagtcctgaaaccccgttcgcttacggcggtgaactcagggtcaagctcgcggttcatagatcgcctacgctcattggccctcctccgccggattgtgcgggccctgttcctggcccgccgcgcctcacgatcggtgtcgttctcgtcgccggcgttggccgtgatctcatcttcagagatcgcttcaaagtcgacgataggaagatccccatcatcctcgccttcttccgccattagcacctagtgggaggaaagctcatgagagcttgcgtcgactagttcagtcaatccctccgccgcggtagccaatggcctgccctcttgaaagggcaagggctcgaggtgggtcacaagtcgaccctctgcctcgagtagatcggagagcaccatgcccttccaatgcacgatgcgcccctccggcaaagaggtgatcaccagattgctggtgccagaacaacccgaagccccccgacacgcggtggcttctggctttccatcctggagcaaaaagtccaggtccttctctaacatggagagggacccagagacgttggcctcctgaagatcagtggccggtttgcatgagccgagttgggaccggctatgcagatccttggattggaacgagtccaactcaggggaagttgccgcaacactggaagaagtcgagcttggagcaggctccatctcgatccctgttgcagaagcatggagcggcaagttgtcgagcccgtcgatgaacttgtcgaggtcattGCAGGAATCCGCAGCGGAGatctttggcctcatgtcgacgaggaatcgtcgAAAATTGCCTACACCATCtgtgacgcagacccacgagccaaaaacgaatatcgttccctgggagggaactgacctgatgaatttgaaagatgccatcgagctcgccggtgaatcttcgacgcgcacccctacctggcgcgccagctgtcggtgtttaaccggctgcccatcgagggatatacccaaggtggtaagttttgggtgaggggacgccgagatcaggaactcgaaggtgcaaggaacacaaagcttagacaggttcgggccgcaaagcgcgtaacaccctacgtcctgtatggtggtttgtattgccttcggtgtagaatgatctaatgatcgtctgttttgagggggtccctgtcctcccttatatatccgagaggccagggttacaaagatactaaccaacaccaactggggaatcgtaccagaacatatctcgagtagattccatctgtatcggttagctctatctcctatttaaacgggataaataagagataaacgaggtgaataagagataaggcggacttaatctcttagacctctttaaactacgttatgtacccagtcccgtggcctcgggtctgacagcGGTGGCCCTTGGGGAggtgagcaggggcggcggtggcgctagggGAGGGGGGCGGCGGCCCTTGTGGAGGGCAGCAGGGGCCGCGGCAGCACTAGGGGAGgggggcagggggcggcggcggcccttggggaggggagcaggggcggcggtggcgctaggggagggaggcggcagcgcTAGGGGAGGGGGGCAGGGGGCGCGGCGGCCCTTGGAGAGGGGAGCAGGGGCAGCGGTGGCGCTAGcggaggggggcggcggcggcccttggggaggggagcaggggcggcggcggcgctaggggaggggcggcagggggcggcagcggcccttggggaggggagcagggtcggcggcggcgctaggggagGGGATCCATGGGGGCCGCGGCAGTGCTTGGGGAGGGGGGCAGGGCTggatcgggcggcggcggcccttggggaggggagcaggggcgCTGGCGGCGCTTAGGGAGGGggtgcaggggcggcggcgccgctagGGGAGGGGAGAcacggggacggcggcggcgcttagGGAGGGGGCAGGGCTggatcgggcggcggcggccgttgGGGAGGGgaggcagggggcggcggcggcgctgtgggaGGGGAGgcaggggcgggggcggcgctaggggaggggagcagggggcggcgacggcgctaggggaggagcaggaggttgggccggcggcggtggcgctagggGAGGGGAGGAGCATCGGGAGGGGAGGGGGCAGGAGGCGACAGGATGAGGGAAGGAGCAGGAGATCGAACCGGTACGTTGTAACGAGTGGTATGGTGTGTAATTATCTCGCAACTTCATGAGTTGGTACGAAACTAGTGTTTTTGGAGCACAAAAAATATGGATCTGGCCCTCAACTTCACTTTTTTCTGAGCTGGAGTTGGTGGAGCTGTACATGTTTAGATGACAATTTTATAGAGTTGATGGAGTGGAGAATTTTTATGGAGTGGAGGGCTCCCAAACATACCCTAAACAACCCCAGCTGGTGCCAACCCAGCTGGCCGGCTGTGCCAGGCCATACGGCAACTGCAACCGTGAGTCTTCTTCCATAAGATTTAGGGGAGCCTcccatttcaaaaaaaaaggggGCCTCGGCCCCACACGAGCTCAAGCAGACGCAGACCTGTACGCTGGCACCTCGATGAAGGGTGGCTTCCCCACTACAAATACCACGAGTTCACCGCCTTTCGAGCGTACTCGCCGCTGCGCTCCCCACCCGGCCACCCACCCGGCTTCCCCTCCCCCCACCGGCCGCTACTCATCCGCTCCTCCTCCCACCAGCCGCTACTGTTGCGCCCAGCCATGGCGACCGGCGCCGCTCTCGTAGGTGTCGTCGCCGCTGCCCTCCTCGTCGTCGCTGATGCGTCCACCATCGCCGTCTCCGAGGCATCGACGACCATGGGGCTCTCCCGCAATGCCTCAGCGATCGTGGGGGGCAGCTGCAACGTTTCGCTCGACGCGACCCAGGCGACGCTCAGCGACTTCCACTTCCACACCCACCTCGTCGAGGACAGCCTCAGCGCGCTTGGAAGAGTCCAGATGGTCGCCCCTGGGACTTCCTGCTTGGGCTCCATGGGCAACGTCCTGACCCGAACGACCGCGCCGCTCCAGCGCCCGAAGGCGGAACCGGCCGCACCATCGACGCTGCCAGTGCTGCCCCCCGCCTCCCCGCCCGCCTGGCCCTTCGACCCGACTGGCCCGGGGCAGCGGAAGTCGCCGCCCAAGCGTCGCCAACCTGTTCCGGTGCCAACGCCCCCCTCCGCCGAGCCATCGCCATCGCCATGCGCGGGCGCTCCACCGCCCCCGCCTCCTCCACCGACGAGGAACGGCGGGGAGCCGTCAAGGTCATCAGCGCCcgctcctcatcctcctcccccgccggctTCGCCCTCttcatccccgccgccgcctgtgaGATCATCCGCGGGCAGGACCCTCCGACCGCCGCCTCCCCCGCCTGGCCCAGACGGAGGTGGGGCGGTCGCCTCTGCGGATGCTCCCTTCTCGGATCTACAGAGAGTGGTGCGAGCATTCCTGAAGGCAGCGAAGGCACTGTGCAAACAGAGGGAAgccaggcagcagcagcagaagagCAGCTGCTCAAGGAAGAAAAGCCTAGATGCATAAACATCTACCAAAACTGCAATTAGAAGGTCCGAGAAAAGTTGTTGCTGTTGTGCCGTCTGCTAGAGCAAAAGGAGAGTCAGAATGTGTTTTCTGTCAGAGTATACAATTTCTGAgaagaacatattgatgcaCACATAATTTGAGTTCAGAGTGAAAATTGTTTCACCGTCAGACGTTCAATTCCTTGGAAGATGCAGATGACTACAGGGGATGACAAGTTCTCTAGATGATCGTGTAAATAGGAAGATGCAGGCCAAGTTTTGTTTGCTCTTTTTGCCTGAAGTTTATGCAAgtttcttttgctcttttcgCCTGAAGTTTTAGCATTGTGTTCGTAGTAGTATCAGACAGTTTGACTGTATGAAAATCGATTGGGCGTCTGTCTAGAGTTCAGAGCTAGTGAAAATCGTTTCACCATCAGGCTTTCAATTCCTTGGAACCAAACCGACTGCTTAATTGTGCTCCAAACCAGTAAGAGTATAAGATTGAAATCGAAAATACAGTCGTTGGATGCTGTTAGCACTACTGACGATGATACATCATGTCAGCAGTCAGCAGAAGGCGTGAAGTATGATACAAAGGGGAAAGGAAATGAAACATTACAACAGCCgcgtggcttcttcttcctcaataCAGCCGCTGCCCCTATCCCAATTCCTTTTCTCCAATCCTGTCCCCCAATACTTCCTAATCGAAGCCTAACGAAAACTGAAGTGGGCATCCCGAACTGGATCTAATCTGCCTCTGCGTCCAAACTCCAACCAAACAGACGAAGGATGGCCGCAAACCAAAATACTAACTGGCAAAATTTGGCGCCGAACGAGTCACCGCCTGCGTCCCTGCT from Panicum hallii strain FIL2 chromosome 3, PHallii_v3.1, whole genome shotgun sequence encodes:
- the LOC112885279 gene encoding neural Wiskott-Aldrich syndrome protein-like, with amino-acid sequence MATGAALVGVVAAALLVVADASTIAVSEASTTMGLSRNASAIVGGSCNVSLDATQATLSDFHFHTHLVEDSLSALGRVQMVAPGTSCLGSMGNVLTRTTAPLQRPKAEPAAPSTLPVLPPASPPAWPFDPTGPGQRKSPPKRRQPVPVPTPPSAEPSPSPCAGAPPPPPPPPTRNGGEPSRSSAPAPHPPPPPASPSSSPPPPVRSSAGRTLRPPPPPPGPDGGGAVASADAPFSDLQRVVRAFLKAAKALCKQREARQQQQKSSCSRKKSLDA